The Pomacea canaliculata isolate SZHN2017 linkage group LG14, ASM307304v1, whole genome shotgun sequence genomic sequence GAGGCTTCGTGAATCCATGCAGCGGAAGGTTTATGCATACTTGTCAGGTGGTCAGGTCGTCAAACTCCGTCTCTTCCTACTTTTCCGCGACAGTAAAGAGACACGGACATTCATTCCAACGTTCACTCACCAACATAATGATCTCTCACTAGCTTTAAATGATGTTGACTTACTTCgcatcaaatcaaactttattgtctgtacatGGCATAGcacaagacaatttttttctttggctctCAATCACTACTCacgtacatacatacatgcaaacataatgTGCAGACATACCCATACacgacattcaacacacatgtACGCCTATATTCcatctcacacatacacaaacctCCTGAGGAGTCCTTGTGTCCCAAAATAGAAAAACGTGAGCCGGGCCGTTGGTGAGGGAGACAGTGatacaataataatcatcacgacattagcagctgcaaactacaaaaacaaaggaaggGGTAAACAAAGAGGTATATAAATTGTCTGCTAAGATTCCTTCTCTCTGGAACTCCATGAATAAACCTTAAGACATAATTGTGACATAAATTCAGCCAATGATATGTTTCCATTTAGATACTCCCCAACCTTTGGCAATCTTTCTGTGGACACGTGAGGGCAAAAGTTGTTCATGTTTTGCCAGTTAACTAAATGTTTCACGTCTTTCTCTACAGACCCagggaaaaatagttttatatcaCAGTGCTGAAggctattttcacaaaatgtgtttatctgttTCACTTTCAGCTCCAGCTCCTCTGCTGGTCTCCCCCCCAAGTCATGGACTGTTAAGTCTATAGTCTGGCTGTTAGCCAAAAGTATATAACGTGGTGGCATGTACGTGCAGTAAAAGACAAGGTGATAGGCTGATGGCATgtgttttaaagtctttgacTCTGAAGTAAGTTCCTGCTGAAGAGATGACAGGGCAGGAATCAGGCCAGCCTGATGAAGAAATCCAAAGAACAAAAAGGCCAACACATTAAACAGCAAGGTGATGCACTGCCAAGATTTCATCTGAACAAGCTTTGATCCTGCTGCACTCGCAACTGCAAAGGGTAGGACTGGCAGGAGAAATCTTGGTTCTTGGTGCGTAAAACATGACAAACAAGCCACTGGCACAATGACAGCAAATATAATCCatccttctctcccctttccacGTCTGATCAACAAGTGTGTGAAATTCCAGTACAGGTCAAAAGCTAAGGGACCAAGAAGCAGAGGTAAGTTGACAAGAAAATGAGTGGCTCTAGGATGGACACCATGCTGTGCAAGATTTGATGAATTTACATTATACATGATGAAGTTGTGTGGAGGGACTTTCAGACTATGAAGAAATGACAGTATGATGTCTGGGAGACTACTGACTGGACTGGACAGCAACTGTGTGGCTAGGTCAGCAGTTGTATGGAAGAAGTCTGGGTTGTAGTAAGCAGAGTTCACCATGCACAGAACAAAGAACGTCAATAGAAATGTTGCTCCTGACGCAAACATCAGCCCAATCCAGACTACATGGAATCTGCagaatgtttttaaactgttgCATGTGAACCACATGAgtggaacaagaagaaagactaGGAATGTTGGTCTGTTAAAAATACCTAGGCATATCAGAACACCTAGACAGGCACAATGTTTTGTATGACTCTTTAAAGCTTCCTTCTGTCCCTTGTTGGAATCTTggcatttatttaaattctgATGCATCCCAACCAAAATCAAACACACTGATGAAACAAGAAAAGTCTCTGTTGTGTTAGAGAATGAGCGCGTCAGATAAACCCATGTAACATACGATGTTGAGAACAACCACAAAGCCAATTTGTGGTCATAGTTGATTTCTAGACACAGTTTCTTGACAAGAATGAAGTTTATCACATTGGCACAGGCGAAAAGAATCCGAGGAAGTGTAACAAGCAGTGATGACTTTACCACACCAAGTTCATCTAGCATCGGCATTAATTGATGCAAAACTCCAAATGCAGGCATCAGCAGCAAATATGGcagagtgatgtcccttatGGGTTTTTCAGGATTAAACTCCCAGGTTCTGTAGTGAGTCACATTCAGAATACTCCCTGCAAAAATACAGAACAACAAAtgtaaagaatgaaaacataaagactaaaataaaaatatataaaactgtgtgtttgtgtggacaCACATTCAGAATACCCACTTATCCTTTTCTTCAATCGTCAATCAATCGACACAATGCTATAATTTTCTATAGATTGCTTTGTTTCTAACATAAAATCTACCAGTATTGCTATACCAACATTTTACATCCTAATCACTTATAGAGGTTCCTTGATAATTCCAAAACTTGCAGGCCTGTGTCAATGTCATCAAGCTAAGTTAAGCATGAGAGTTCTCTGAAGACAGTTTGCACCCATGAAAAGTTACACTAAGTTTTAATGCAAATAATCTTTGACAAACGATAGAAATCTCTTGACAAGACAGGACAGTTACCTCAGCAGCAAGCTTAATTTCCCTTACCTGCAACTATCTCAGCAGACTGAAAAAACTCATCAGGGTGGATGTAACCAGGTTGAGGGTAGAGAAGAGATGCTGCCATCACCAGTAAAAGCACCTTTGTCTTCATAGCCATGCTAAACTGAAAATGAGAGTTGACAACACATTATCAAAGACCAAAAATGTCTCATACTGAAATCTTTCAAAAGTATTTGTTTtctactgttatttttattgatgtgaGAATGTAGAATGTGGGGAAAGAGACTGATGAGGCTGTCATTCATTAGGATGAAATtaggtgtggggggggggggaattagtgttttacgctgagccagcaagtAAGGCTGTATCATGGCAAAGTGTCCAAACCTGTAAATAGGGCcatatgcagaaaaagaacagcatgtccaAGACAAGATCTTCACCCTGAGCAgctaaccctcactgtatttgtgacaggcgCAAACTGTTGTGCTGCCAGACTGCCCTAACCAGTTTTGGGAAAACAGTGTCTTAAGCTGGTAAAACTTTAGGTCATTGGGATGTTAGGTGTTAGAGACAGCAGTTTTTTTAAGGCCAGCTTTTTATGAGgatggtgcccatctcctctacTTTGCTGCtttatcttccccaaccctctttgaAGACAAGTACCCATTCCTGATATAGGATTGACGGGGAAAAGTTTGCTAGTGTGTCAAAAGGCTTGGATAAAAGTGCTCTAAATGCTCGGTTATCTGCTTCCCCAGATTCAGGAAATAATATCTTGAGTTGAGATTTACCTAgtcattagaaacaaaactgcatCCTATTAGATTTTTAAGGATAAAAGCCAATAATTCTTCAATATCCCTTGAAATTTATATTTGACACAAGAGAGCTTTAAGAAAGATTGCTATGTGTGGTATACATTTTGGTTGCCtttaactgaaatattttacccctgtatgttgctgctgctgttatgGTGGCATACTTAGTTTACACAGCTGCCTTTTGTATATGTTTTACATGCATGGTAACAttaacttcattattttttatatgtaacTAGAAAAGGCTTACCTCTTATTTCAGTGAGAGGAATATTTACAGGAATGTGCACAGATCTCAGCTGTGCATCATGTTTctattctatttttctcttcctcgGTGACAGTCAATGGTTTAAATAAACCTGCCATGTCTCAATTTTATCGATATTTTTGTCACTTCTGAATATTCATTCAAGCTACTGACCCAGAACATTTAATGGATGAAATAATGAGAATATAGCTTAATCAACAATGTAATGTTTGATATCAACTGAGGGAAAAAATGCAGAACTGCTATGGGAAAGGTTTGCTCGTCTTTGACAACAGCATTCGCACCTGCTGAACAGTGAATGTTTAGTTTCGTAGCATCATGGTAATAATTATGTTCTCTGATGAACTGTTGCTACTTTTCTTTAAGTCAAATATTAAACTTTCCTTTTTAGCTAAGGAGAATATAATATGACAGACGTCAACAATGTTGATATTACTTCTAGGCGTTGCGGCATCTACAACCGATAACTATTGCCATTGGCTCAGCCGATCATGTGACTGTCACATGACAATTACGGTCACCAGGTACGTGAAGCTAGTAAACGACGGCCGCACATAGACGTTCATGGTTGAACGCAGTCTTTTAATTCATTCTTTCGCAATTCTTACCCTGCCCAATCGATTTTAACCAATCTTAAACTTTGTCCCCCTCATCAATTGCCTGACCATTGTCTAATGgtgcacatgtatgtatatatagttcCATTTGAAGCCCACGGTAACAATTTAACttggaaaagagaaatataaatatatatataggcaaacacacacctacaaaaCATAGCCTATGACGAAACAAGGCcatggcttttttaaaaatacagtattCCTCCCAAATTTATTGAATATAGGACGATCTAACGAACTTAAATTAGGTTTCATTCTAgctgctttatatatatataactatatatacataaatgtatatattgAAAAAGAAGTTTGTACAGGACGGCGTCAGTGGAACAGGTGGTATGTGAACCACCACGTCGAGGCATGGCGCAGGTAAGATATTCTGAAAGTACGATGTATCCACTCAACATAGCCTGCACGGTGACCTAGACTAAGTTTTAAGCCTTATATATCCTCACACCGCGCCTGTCTGCCTGTTGTGCAATGACAGCTAGAGCGGGGATCGAGCTAGGCGCCTGCATGCTCGCATATATACGTATATACGCTTCCCTTGCTATACGTACGAGGCGCAATCCAATAAGTTGCATATGCATTGCCTGGCACAGCGATCGAGTCAGCAGAGCTCGACTGGCGCCTAATGCTTGCGGAAAGTGAGACAAGACACGTGTACATCTCCCTCTCTATAGACACTCgatttctcacacacacgtactctCATATGCACGCATGCGGGGGCTGGTCATTCCCAAGACATATATCGCACCACAGCCTATATGTCAAATCGTCCCACCTGTTCCTATATCGTCCCAGGCGCCAGGCCCGAAAGACAAATCGATCACCAGAAGGGGAAAGGGAGGGCCGGTGGTGTACCCGGGCCGTGGCTGTGGAGACGTCCGGCTTTACATTTGTCAGTAAATTATTGTTGTTCGTTGTCTTTTGCTTACAAAcgaaatggaaaagaaaaagcaatatgaggacaaaataaataaagctaaaCTTAAAGAACGCTATTTAAAGAATAGACTTCACCACTGGAGTTGCTGCTACCTCCAATAACTGTACCCGAATCTGTGATGACTGCATATCACACATGCAATAGAGTGAAGGATATATAAACcgtgtttttattgtctttaagCTTCATTTCTTTAAACTGTCGAGTTTTTCCCGTCCACTGCATGTGGTCGATATTCCTATAGAAAGGGTGCGAATAATTTGATCTTTTAACGTCAGTTTACCTCATTTAATGACCATGGTCATGCACTTAATTACATGTACAAATTAGCTCGTGCGCCGTGTTGTAGACCTATATATAGTTGTGTACACTTTTCCTAACGTTTGCTGTCTGAATTGTTACTAAACGAAATGTAGATATTGCCATTCCAATTATAACTTGTTAGCATACTGCTATATattctggaaaaataataaacagctacaattaatgattaatgcaaTGGGCCCGGAAAGGTTAATTTGTCTGCCCCGGCATCATTCAGTTATATGGCTTTCGGCAGCTCTGTCGATCACCGAATTCGCAATTAAGTATAGCAATTAAAGTGCGACCTGCTCTACAATAAAGTGTATTGATCACCATCCAGACTTCGAGCCTCCACTGACTGAATATGTAAATAACAATTTATATGATGAATGgttaagtatttttaaaatgatgtacGTACTTTTGCGATTCGTGGCACGCTTATACCAACGCGtgcgctcgcgcacacacacacaaatggatTTCTGCGAACATGGATCTAGCAGTAGTTTAACTAGTGCAGATGAACGGACCAGAAACAGAAAACGAACGTGGAACTACATATATATGTCTGGCCATAACGCAAATTTCGATCGGCTCTAATTATATAGTTGACATCTCACTATGTCGATGTGATCACGACCTTGAGAAAGAATTGACAAGAGTGATCAACACTTTTGAAGCTATATTTATCAGTACAAaggaaatgataataataaagcattTCTATAACGTACTCCAGCCAGCAGCAATTAAGCTCAGCATATACaatctacacaccaagatccgcatctataataccaatgtcaagtcagtccttctgtatggatctgagacatggcgggtgacaaatgccatcaccaacaagatacagacatttatcaacaactgtctgcgccgcatctttaacatccgatggcctgagaagatctccaatgcggacctgtgggagagagccaaccaaaaccctgccagcctagacatcaagaagcggaagtggggctggattggccacactctacgaaagccagccgacaatttaacgcgacaggctctgggctggaacccacaagGGAGGcgtaaggttgggagacccagacagacgtggaggagatcagtccacagagaggcggagacagctggcatgacatggtgccagctggaaagggacgcccaggacAGGGTCCGATGgaggcgtgtggttgcggccctatgctccactgggggcgaataggaaagaagaagaagaagaagaagaagatatacAATCGGTTTGACAATATCACATCACGGACTTACATCAGTGAGATGATCACACATATACGGACacagcatacatgcacacacaaaacacacacatgcacacaggagTGAAAGGAACGAAAAGACAAATTGCCGCCAGGTACTTAAAGCATTTCCACAACAGCAAACTTAACCAGCTGTCAACACATTCATCAaaatctcttttattctctccaAGAAAAGCAGCTTCCgattcttttcttatttctttatttctttcaaattccATTTTCATTTCTAATTTACGTTACATTTTCTAATTAACACCTCAGGGAGAGCTATATAAGGCATTGAGTGCAACTCATTGATGGTGGCAATGGGGTACATGCATATATTAGGTATATGTgcgcatgtgtgcgtgcatgcttgtGGGGAGGaagtgtgtatgtacgtgtgcgCGCATGTTAGGAAACATACTTTGACTTCCAACATTAGGATGCTTGAGTTAAAATCCTCCAAAAGATATGTCTACTAAAGGTATATCGCCAAAAGAATTAAGTAACAGCTAGAGAgcatgacttttaaaaataaactatatctTGGTAAAGACACTCTGGTCAAGAGTTTAGCacattttgctttaattaaaaactatgcATAAATCTGACatattttcaaagaattaaCTTCAAGCACAATAATTTGTCATGTTAtttagtataaaatatatatatggtgTAAAGTTGTAATGCTGAAAACTGTATAGTCACACATAATGGTAATAACTGTCAATAAACATAACAGAATTCATGACTGGTATGTgactgggagagagagagagagtcataATCTGCATTATAGTGAATAACTTTGTAAAATGCATAGCACTCACTACTGATGCTACTTATATAGGTGTGCTTATAAAACACCATGTAAGTGCCTTAAGCCCACCTTTGTTGGTGGGAAAGGTGCTCTATATACAAACATCTGTAttactgtaaataaacttttaatttatgCAAATAAAGGAATGGAAGTTTgatcaataattttaaactttttttttttttttttgaataaacaCATAGAGGTcagttaaaattacatttaaaaacgTGAATGAAAACCATTCTCCAAATCTGTCAGATTCCATTGTGCTACATTGCTGCATGACTAAATTTTAGTATCGAGGCATTGCTGTTGATCgaaaagcaaagataaaacCATACTTTATTTTAACTATGCACCACCagaaattttaagtaaacaCATCATGGAGTGTACATCATGAACCAGTAAGTGTGAAAATAAGATTTCAACAATCAAAAGTCATGCTACAGAAGTCATCCTCCAGTCATGAAAATGTATGCCATACCCACAATCACACAGGTCATGAACACAGAACTACATGTTTTTTCTACAAACAAGTGCCTCAAACTGATATTTAGGTGTAGATCTATATTCAGATATAGATACAGAATGTGTACAAATGTGCAGCAGTACACAAAATAACTTTCCTGTCCCAGAAATGTCAATCATAAAAATCCCTGTGCATATAATTTCTAACTACTGTAAGTGTTTGCACAGTGTAGTAAAGTTTTTCTATATTAACACGTTAAGGTCATAATACATTGTTGTCCTCATACACGTCCAGCTGCACCTAATGTgcatactttgacaaaaatttCTTCAGATGTCTGAATCAAATCTGAAAGTCCTTTCACTTGGGTTTAGGTCACGCTTCCGACTCATTTTGCTGTACAGGAATTTCTGCATTTTCTGAGTTTTCCGCTTCATTCCTTTGCTCTGATGATTCTACCTTCTGTGGTGTTGGTGAGCGAGTAGCTTCTTTTTGTTGTGGTGTTGGTGAGCGAGTAGCTTCTTTCTGTTGTGGTGTTGGTGAGCGAGTAGCTACCTTCTGTTGCGGTGTTGGTGAGCGAGAAGCATCTTTCTGCTGTGGTGAGTCTTCTTTTTGCCCACGTTTGGCtaccttcttctttttctctgactCCTTCTTGGGCTTGACTTTACCCTTGTCCTCAGTCGTGGCAGGTGGTGGTGTACCTTGCTGCTGATCATCCTTGAATTCTTTACTCTTGGCAGACTGTCTGCCTTCATCATGATGTCGTCTCTCTAGCCTTGCACTTCTCCCCTGCCTGGGTTTCTGCAATAAAATGTCAATGTCTGGTCTGTTACTCTTTCCATTAACACAGCCTAGAAAATCCTGCAATTGGAGATAATTCAAAGTTTTCATGatcagaataataaaataaacatttaattttttcatgaaaatgaaTCTCAAGTATTTTTTTGAAACCAGTCATTGACTTTTGAATGTAGTTAATGAAAACCATTAACTGGTAACATGAAAACCTCTTTGTGCATCTAAAATTCATCCTCAACCCTTACTGACTTGATAGATTATCTGTTGCAAGCCTGATTTTATACATGACTTTGCGTGTGACCCAAGGCCTACCTCTTTCTCAAGCCACCAGTTTTGTGGGTATGCTGAGATACTATCCATGAATCGCTGATTGGCCACCCAGTCATCCTCCCACTTCTTTGCACTGTACTCTGGCTGGCGCATGTTGATACGTTGAAGTATAGACTGGTTTTCTTTTATAACTCTTAGAAGTTCCCGCTGGCGCTTCTCACGATTTAAGCTGCTTGaggagcaaaataaaaaaaaaatccagatacAGGTGCAcccacgcacgcatgcacacgcactTGTATGCATGAGAGGTATGAACCGTAGAGTCTACGAGAGGGTCCACTAGACCTACCGTATTACACTGAAGGATTGCTTAATCTCCACTCAACCTGAGATACAatcaaaatgacatttaaaaattgcagAGGGTATACTAGTTTAGTCACATATGTCACACCATATGATAAATGAGTTGACCTTCTATGTCTCAACTAGTAAAGATGTTTATTGTTGAATCATAATGGAAAAACCAAGCTTCTAGATGATCACTGCATGTAATGTCGTCCCTCACCAATACTCAACTTCGATTGTAACATATgttatataacatttattagAATGCAAACTCCATCGACAGTTCTGCGGCTCATCTGCTTTCTAACTGTCCTACTGTCTCCCGGCTTCCTGATCCAGTCTCTTAATTGCTACATATCCAGACACAGACAGGATGATAGGTCACACTGTCTAGATTACAGAAATATGGTACTTTCTCTAGGATAGACAATCACTATGGTATAAATCACATGAATGTAAATCAGCAACGTGATAAATATTAATCTCTTACCTTAATCTCCAATCTGACTTAGAACATTTAATTACTGTACAGTAAGCCATTTAGATGAGTTACAATTAGCAAAAAGATGTCCTTGATGATACTGAACACTATAACTGTGATATCAAGCATTTATTAACTTCCATATCCTCATTAGTTAagtgtactttttaaaacattttcaaaacaagccTACCTTTTGTATTCATAGTTATTGCGATTATCTATCCGGCCACGTGTTCGCATGATGTAAGACATTTTTTCTAGAAGGGTCCGGTTGTCACGCTCTATTATTGCCAGGCGCTCTTCTTCAAGCtaaaaaaacacagcaaatCATCAAATCCTTTAATCAGAACACAACTCTCCCTGGGTGAATAttgattaaaattatattagtgAATATTGATAAAATTAGCTGACATCTATATGCAACATACTGAGCTCATCTTCACAAGGGGAAATGTGATCTACAAATTACTATTATGTTTTTGATCCAGTACAATGGTGAATGTAAATGATAAGTTCAGTTATTGTTGACAGAAGGACAACACGAACATATCTTAGTGCTTTTAGGAAGATATATCAACACAGGGCAAGGAGACAAATCACACCTTATGCCATTAGCTCTACTTTTGCCCTACAGCAGAAGATTTAAGCTCCTAAACAGCAGAGATGGTgaagccaagacatcaaaacaaGCTACACTGTGGAATTGCAGTGCTACAAATTGCAGTGCTCGGACATGatgcttgtttctttatttggcACAATCAcatgtataaaaaatatatatagactCACCTGTAATTTCTTTAACTTCAGATGAAGATGCATGTATGTTGGAGGTGGCTTAGTGTCAACCATAGGCTTTGCATCGTACACCTTAAAGAAGAAATTCTGTCATTTTGTCTGCTCACAATTTATCCTTATTTCCCTATTTCAACAGCCTATTAATGTTCCACATTGATAAGACCAATCTGACttgaaaagaatgtttttcagacacagctttataattttaaaagaaatcttccTGTGCATGCCTCAAGCAGTCTAGGAAAATAAAAGGCATTTCATCAACAACATCGTTATTATCACAGCTACATCACTGTAGTCAGAGTAACTTACGTAAAGAGGTATTCATATGAATACTTCATTCAATTCTCTTTGGAAACAAATTACCGACATGTCGaattattcttcttcttattcctgTTTGTCTCCAGTGGAGTATATAGCCATGTTGAGTTATATCAATAATTTTGGGATCCATGATACAAGTTAATGCCAGAAGAGGTTAATATCAAATAAAGGATTagtcacaccttttttttttttaagtaaagggAAGAATGGTGGGGGATCTAcactatctgtgtgtgtgtgtgtgtgcacagtcgTGAGTGTGTGGGCATGCATGTGTAGaattgtgagagaaaataagGGAGAGGGTGAGTGAATAGCCAGTATATGGGAAAGTAAACATCTGGTAAAAGAGTGTTTCTAAAACCCTGCTAAAATTCCTAAAATTCAGTGTGCTGTCATGTGATAATTAATGGCAGTATATCATGTCCATCTTCTGAACAGCTCACTTTATTTCAGGTTGAAGATTTATGTACTGATCAATGAgctgattatatatatttttatgccaGGAGATGGATGCCCAGACATGCATTGTGCAAGAATCTATAATACACCCACTATGTAAATGATGGTCTGCTTTTATACAaattccctttttaaaaaagaagaaatcttgCACACTTATTTCCAGTTTAAGTGAATGCTATTCTTCCATGCTATCAAAATGTCatttaacacaaaaatcaatGCAGGTGCAATTTCCTTAACCTCCATCAACCACAGAGTAACAAGAGCAAATTTCCTGGGCTGTTACCCTGAATCATTGGTCCCTCTGTCGTTGCATTTACTACAAATTTGATGGCGTTGTCAATTTATCACAGACAAGTTGCTACACTCTAAGCTCAGCAGATTTCATGCACAGCCATGAATAGCATTTCCTCTAGCAAAGTGATGAATGTGGTTGATCCCTTGTGTGAAATCAATACTTCCTTGGGCCAGTTAATGAGCATACACAGTAGCAGCTGATATGATTACACCGTGTGGCTCAATAAACGTGATTCTCAGTTTCTTCTCtgtgtgcgtatatatatatcatgaagTAGATAGCTGACCTCTCCTGTAACCATACCCTAGTTCAGTAATCTTTGAAGATTCAAAATACCAATATTTCCAAGTGTACAAATAAATCTCTCAGCAGTTCCATATTGCACTTGTATATGATGGGCACAAGAAAGATCATACCTATAATTTTCTCAGACATGAAAACAGTAAGAGGTCATGACTTTCATATTACTTGCGAAGATCACATACCATGATGTAGTTTTGCCTGTAAATCCCAGGCCATTTGTTACACTTCATAGGGATAAAGACGTACAAgtttatgtattttcttttagacATGGCATACATTGgacataataataaagcttTTCCCAGCATCAGCCGCACTCCTAACACTTTGCAGATGTATGCACAGAAGAATGAGCTCACATCTTTCTTAGGGTAGAATCAAATGTACCTTcacaacatgcacacaaaatgcatacacacacacagaaatggagGGTGGAAGTAACCAGATTACCCATGGAAAACCTCTAATAGTCATCCCTGCTAACaagtgtcacatgcagagaactGGTAGGTTGAAACCAGGGTATTAAACCATAACAATCATTTCTATCTGTTCTAGTAACAGCAGATTTAGAGACTGCACCACCAACTGCCCcaacaacaaatgaaattgCTCCTAAGCTGGTTCTACCATTAGGTGAACTAGAGAGTCTGCCTTTGTTTTAAAACCCCTTATTATGTTAGTATTGAAAGCCTAGTTCCAAACATTCTTGAGTGAATGATGCCATGACTGTATATGCTGATATCGATTCAGTTTCCAAAACAACTTTGGGGTTGGGTGGGGGATTGaacagaaggtagagagaggATAGAGTAATATTCAATGGCTGGTCAGCAGAATCTTCACTGACAGCCATCTTGCAGGAAGGAATGGAACAGTGTGTGTTAGCAGTGAGCTTCAGGGAAATATGTAGACAGACTTGGTGGTGTTAATGAGCATTGGGACGGCTGATGCAGAAAAGtgaaatcaaaaaagaaaaagtcagttCTTCTTATTTACTTAATGATTCTTGGTTGATTGGGTTAGAATAGTAAATATAGtagcattttcttatttattaaaaattttcaacGGATTATATTATCTAAAAGTAAAACTGTTGGAATGGATAAATGACTTAATCATTAAATGCACTTATAAAGCAGTTGAATTTGACTAAATATGGGGAAGCAaacagatgaatttttttttcccatataaatatattttggacacagggcacagctcccatgtttaaattgcccattgggattaataaagtctgctgttattgttattgaatGGCTCTAAGTACACcttgaaataaactttaagCCAGTGTTTAATCATGTGGTACATTTATCCATCAAATATAGCACTTTGTATCATTCCACCTATGAAATGTTAAGAGGAATTCTTTGACTGAATAGAGATAAAGGTTTAGTGGTTAAAGTATAAATAAGAGCACTGTAAATATCATTTAGTCCTCTAAAGTACTTTCAGTCCTTGCTAAGTTACCCTTGGACTAAGCCTACACTCCAGCTATCTCAAGTGAGCCTGTCAAAAAAGCGTATATTCATATATTAATTCCATCTAAGTCCAACCTACAATAAATTGACTGTTGTGTGAATAGCACTGCTTGAAAAAGTTCAAGTGATCATCGATAAATC encodes the following:
- the LOC112555321 gene encoding stress response protein NST1-like isoform X1 — protein: MHRAYQSVLPTHNKLLQQRWDTTYYKEHRRKVYDAKPMVDTKPPPTYMHLHLKLKKLQLEEERLAIIERDNRTLLEKMSYIMRTRGRIDNRNNYEYKSSLNREKRQRELLRVIKENQSILQRINMRQPEYSAKKWEDDWVANQRFMDSISAYPQNWWLEKEKPRQGRSARLERRHHDEGRQSAKSKEFKDDQQQGTPPPATTEDKGKVKPKKESEKKKKVAKRGQKEDSPQQKDASRSPTPQQKVATRSPTPQQKEATRSPTPQQKEATRSPTPQKVESSEQRNEAENSENAEIPVQQNESEA
- the LOC112555321 gene encoding neurofilament medium polypeptide-like isoform X2, translating into MHRAYQSVLPTHNKLLQQRWDTTYYKEHRRKVYDAKPMVDTKPPPTYMHLHLKLKKLQLEEERLAIIERDNRTLLEKMSYIMRTRGRIDNRNNYEYKSLNREKRQRELLRVIKENQSILQRINMRQPEYSAKKWEDDWVANQRFMDSISAYPQNWWLEKEKPRQGRSARLERRHHDEGRQSAKSKEFKDDQQQGTPPPATTEDKGKVKPKKESEKKKKVAKRGQKEDSPQQKDASRSPTPQQKVATRSPTPQQKEATRSPTPQQKEATRSPTPQKVESSEQRNEAENSENAEIPVQQNESEA
- the LOC112555681 gene encoding GPI mannosyltransferase 4-like isoform X2, whose product is MAMKTKVLLLVMAASLLYPQPGYIHPDEFFQSAEIVAGSILNVTHYRTWEFNPEKPIRDITLPYLLLMPAFGVLHQLMPMLDELGVVKSSLLVTLPRILFACANVINFILVKKLCLEINYDHKLALWLFSTSYVTWVYLTRSFSNTTETFLVSSVCLILVGMHQNLNKCQDSNKGQKEALKSHTKHCACLGVLICLGIFNRPTFLVFLLVPLMWFTCNSLKTFCRFHVVWIGLMFASGATFLLTFFVLCMVNSAYYNPDFFHTTADLATQLLSSPVSSLPDIILSFLHSLKVPPHNFIMYNVNSSNLAQHGVHPRATHFLVNLPLLLGPLAFDLYWNFTHLLIRRGKGREGWIIFAVIVPVACLSCFTHQEPRFLLPVLPFAVASAAGSKLVQMKSWQCITLLFNVLAFLFFGFLHQAGLIPALSSLQQELTSESKTLKHMPSAYHLVFYCTYMPPRYILLANSQTIDLTVHDLGGRPAEELELKVKQINTFCENSLQHCDIKLFFPGSVEKDVKHLVNWQNMNNFCPHVSTERLPKVGEYLNGNISLAEFMSQLCLKVYSWSSREKES
- the LOC112555681 gene encoding GPI mannosyltransferase 4-like isoform X1 is translated as MLFFFCIWPYLQFSMAMKTKVLLLVMAASLLYPQPGYIHPDEFFQSAEIVAGSILNVTHYRTWEFNPEKPIRDITLPYLLLMPAFGVLHQLMPMLDELGVVKSSLLVTLPRILFACANVINFILVKKLCLEINYDHKLALWLFSTSYVTWVYLTRSFSNTTETFLVSSVCLILVGMHQNLNKCQDSNKGQKEALKSHTKHCACLGVLICLGIFNRPTFLVFLLVPLMWFTCNSLKTFCRFHVVWIGLMFASGATFLLTFFVLCMVNSAYYNPDFFHTTADLATQLLSSPVSSLPDIILSFLHSLKVPPHNFIMYNVNSSNLAQHGVHPRATHFLVNLPLLLGPLAFDLYWNFTHLLIRRGKGREGWIIFAVIVPVACLSCFTHQEPRFLLPVLPFAVASAAGSKLVQMKSWQCITLLFNVLAFLFFGFLHQAGLIPALSSLQQELTSESKTLKHMPSAYHLVFYCTYMPPRYILLANSQTIDLTVHDLGGRPAEELELKVKQINTFCENSLQHCDIKLFFPGSVEKDVKHLVNWQNMNNFCPHVSTERLPKVGEYLNGNISLAEFMSQLCLKVYSWSSREKES